From Quercus lobata isolate SW786 chromosome 1, ValleyOak3.0 Primary Assembly, whole genome shotgun sequence, one genomic window encodes:
- the LOC115984190 gene encoding probable LRR receptor-like serine/threonine-protein kinase At1g06840 isoform X1: MHLSRVWTCGLFIVAWLCCSSLLIGAQKPVTSPEEVKALQAIKSSLIDPNGNLSDWDQGDPCTSNWRGVFCYNTPLDDGYLHVERLLLLRMNLSGTLSPEIGRLSNLTILDFMWNNISGSIPKEIGNIKSLFLLLLNGNQLTGPLPEELGYFPNLDRIQIDENHISGPIPKSFANLNKTRHFHMNNNSISGQIPPELSRLPSLIHFLLDNNNLSGYLPQEFSELPNLQILQFDNNNFNGTTIPASYSKMSKLLKLSLRNCSLQGPIPDFSQIPNLYYLDLSSNQLNETIPSNRFSQNITTIQLSHNHISGKIPTNFSDLPHLQQLSIANNSLSGSVPSSIWQNRAFNGMEKFTVELQNNNLANISGTTYLPPNVSVWLQENPLCLNSNLAQFCGPEIEEDKNSQSSTNTTSVCQAQACPSSYEYSPTSPVVCFCALPLFVGYRLKSPAFSDFRPYRFKFEEFLTSHLELSLYQLYIDSFTWEEGPRLGMQLKFFPVSDSVNNAHTFNKSEVQRIFDAFTSWKIHNSDLFGPAELISFPILGFYKYDDANSPSSGLSKGALAGLVLGIIAGAVALSAVVTLLILRTHVRNYHALSRRRHLSMSSIKIDGVKDFTYREMAVATNSFDTEVGQGGYGKVYKGILADGVVVAIKRAQEGSLQGEKEFLTEIKLLSRLHHRNLVSLIGYCDEEGEQMLVYEFMSNGTLRDHLSGTPSKCKEPLSFAMRLRIALGSAKGILYLHTEADPPVFHRDIKASNILLDSKYMAKVADFGLSRLAPIPDIEGTVPTHISTVVKGTPGYLDPEYFLTHKLTDKSDVYSLGVVFLELLTGKQPISHGKNIVREVNVASKSDMIFSVIDGRMGSYPPKCVVKFLNLALKCCGDETDARPSMAEVVRELESIWHMMPDSDIISGGPMVTNAEKLATPPSSSSTVKDLYALEISGIELVSGVTPSIAPR; encoded by the exons ATGCATCTATCAAGAGTTTGGACGTGTGGATTATTTATTGTTGCATGGTTGTGTTGTTCTTCACTACTTATTGGGGCTCAGAAACCGGTTACCAGCCCCGAAGAAG TGAAGGCTTTGCAGGCCATCAAGAGCAGTTTGATAGATCCCAATGGGAATCTGAGTGATTGGGATCAAGGAGACCCATGTACATCAAATTGGAGAGGGGTTTTCTGCTACAATACACCTTTAGACGATGGATATCTACACGTTGAACGATT GCTACTACTACGTATGAATTTGTCAGGAACTTTATCACCAGAGATTGGCCGCTTATCAAATTTGACAATATT GGATTTTATGTGGAATAACATAAGTGGGAGTATACCAAAAGAGATAGGCAATATTAAGTCTTTGTTTCTCTT GCTTTTAAATGGAAACCAATTAACAGGTCCCTTACCTGAAGAGCTTGGTTATTTTCCAAACTTGGACAGGATACAAATTGACGAAAACCATATATCAGGACCAATACCTAAATCATTTGCAAACTTGAACAAAACAAGGCACTT TCACATGAACAACAATTCGATCAGTGGGCAAATCCCGCCTGAGCTATCCAGATTACCGAGTCTTATTCACTT CCTTCTTGATAATAACAACTTATCGGGGTATCTTCCACAGGAGTTCTCCGAACTTCCAAATTTGCAGATACT TCAATTTGATAACAATAACTTCAATGGGACTACAATTCCAGCTTCTTATAGCAAGATGTCTAAATTGCTGAAGTT GAGCCTTAGGAACTGCAGTTTGCAAGGACCAATTCCTGATTTTAGCCAAATACCAAACCTTTATTATCt AGACCTCAGTTCAAATCAGCTAAATGAAACCATACCTTCAAATAGGTTTTCTCAGAATATCACGACTAT CCAGTTATCCCACAACCATATTTCTGGAAAAATTCCCACCAACTTTTCTGATCTTCCTCATCTCCAACAACT GTCAATTGCAAACAATTCATTAAGTGGCTCTGTTCCATCCTCCATTTGGCAAAATAGGGCTTTTAATGGAATGGAGAAATTTACAGT GGAGTTGCAGAATAATAATCTTGCAAATATCAGTGGCACTACTTATCTACCTCCAAATGTTTCTGTCTG GCTTCAAGAGAATCCCTTATGCTTGAACTCCAACCTAGCCCAGTTCTGTGGACCTGAAATTGAGGAAGACAAAAACAGTCAGAGTTCAACAAATACCACTTCTGTTTGTCAGGCTCAAGCATGCCCATCCTCTTACGAATATTCCCCTACATCTCCAGTAGTTTGTTTCTGTGCTCTTCCTTTGTTTGTTGGATATCGGTTGAAAAGTCCCGCATTCTCAGATTTTCGTCCGTACAGATTTAAATTTGAGGAGTTCCTGACATCTCATCTTGAGTTATCTCTTTATCAGCTGTACATTGATTCATTTACATGGGAAGAAGGACCTCGATTGGGAATGCAATTGAAGTTCTTTCCTGTATCTGATTCTGTAAACAATGCTCATACCTTCAATAAGAGCGAGGTTCAGCGAATCTTCGATGCATTCACATCATGGAAAATTCACAATAGTGACCTTTTTGGACCTGCTGAACTTATCAGCTTTCCTATACTGGGCTTCTATAAATATG ATGATGCCAACTCTCCAAGTTCTGGTTTAAGCAAAGGTGCATTGGCTGGCCTAGTACTGGGGATCATTGCAGGTGCAGTTGCATTGTCTGCAGTTGTTACTCTTCTGATACTGAGAACGCATGTGAGGAATTACCATGCGCTTTCAAGAAGACGCCATT TGTCTATGAGCTCCATAAAAATTGATGGTGTAAAGGATTTCACTTATAGAGAAATGGCTGTGGCTACAAACAGTTTCGACACTGAGGTTGGCCAAGGAGGGTATGGTAAGGTTTATAAAGGCATTCTGGCTGATGGTGTAGTTGTGGCCATAAAACGTGCACAAGAGGGATCTTTACAGGGTGAAAAAGAGTTCTTGACAGAGATAAAATTATTATCAAGGTTACATCATCGAAACCTTGTGTCTTTGATTGGGTATTGTGATGAAGAAGGTGAACAG ATGTTGGTCTATGAGTTTATGTCAAATGGTACTCTGAGGGATCACCTTTCTGGTACACCTT CCAAGTGCAAAGAACCTCTGAGTTTTGCTATGAGATTGAGAATTGCCCTGGGATCGGCTAAGGGCATCCTCTACCTACATACTGAAGCTGATCCTCCAGTATTTCACCGAGATATCAAGGCCAGCAACATATTATTGGACTCCAAGTATATGGCAAAAGTTGCTGATTTTGGACTTTCACGACTTGCACCAATTCCAGATATTGAAGGGACAGTGCCTACTCATATATCCACAGTTGTTAAGGGGACACCA GGTTATCTTGATCCAGAGTATTTCTTAACTCATAAATTGACAGATAAGAGTGATGTTTATAGCCTTGGTGTTGTTTTTCTTGAACTCCTGACCGGGAAGCAGCCAATCTCACATGGAAAAAACATTGTTAGAGAG GTTAATGTTGCGAGTAAATCTGATATGATCTTTTCGGTCATTGATGGACGAATGGGATCTTATCCTCCTAAATGCGTGgtgaaatttttgaatttggctctCAAGTGTTGTGGAGATGAGACAGATGCTAGACCTTCAATGGCAGAGGTGGTTAGAGAACTTGAAAGTATATGGCATATGATGCCTGATTCCGACATTATATCAGGAGGTCCTATGGTCACTAATGCTGAAAAGCTTGCAACTCCACCATCATCATCCTCTACGGTGAAGGATCTTTATGCATTAGAGATATCTGGCATTGAACTAGTTAGTGGAGTCACTCCATCTATCGCGCCTAGATAG
- the LOC115984190 gene encoding probable LRR receptor-like serine/threonine-protein kinase At1g06840 isoform X2 codes for MHLSRVWTCGLFIVAWLCCSSLLIGAQKPVTSPEEVKALQAIKSSLIDPNGNLSDWDQGDPCTSNWRGVFCYNTPLDDGYLHVERLLLLRMNLSGTLSPEIGRLSNLTILDFMWNNISGSIPKEIGNIKSLFLLLLNGNQLTGPLPEELGYFPNLDRIQIDENHISGPIPKSFANLNKTRHFHMNNNSISGQIPPELSRLPSLIHFLLDNNNLSGYLPQEFSELPNLQILQFDNNNFNGTTIPASYSKMSKLLKLSLRNCSLQGPIPDFSQIPNLYYLDLSSNQLNETIPSNRFSQNITTIQLSHNHISGKIPTNFSDLPHLQQLSIANNSLSGSVPSSIWQNRAFNGMEKFTVELQNNNLANISGTTYLPPNVSVWLQENPLCLNSNLAQFCGPEIEEDKNSQSSTNTTSVCQAQACPSSYEYSPTSPVVCFCALPLFVGYRLKSPAFSDFRPYRFKFEEFLTSHLELSLYQLYIDSFTWEEGPRLGMQLKFFPVSDSVNNAHTFNKSEVQRIFDAFTSWKIHNSDLFGPAELISFPILGFYKYDDANSPSSGLSKGALAGLVLGIIAGAVALSAVVTLLILRTHVRNYHALSRRRHLSMSSIKIDGVKDFTYREMAVATNSFDTEVGQGGYGKVYKGILADGVVVAIKRAQEGSLQGEKEFLTEIKLLSRLHHRNLVSLIGYCDEEGEQMLVYEFMSNGTLRDHLSAKCKEPLSFAMRLRIALGSAKGILYLHTEADPPVFHRDIKASNILLDSKYMAKVADFGLSRLAPIPDIEGTVPTHISTVVKGTPGYLDPEYFLTHKLTDKSDVYSLGVVFLELLTGKQPISHGKNIVREVNVASKSDMIFSVIDGRMGSYPPKCVVKFLNLALKCCGDETDARPSMAEVVRELESIWHMMPDSDIISGGPMVTNAEKLATPPSSSSTVKDLYALEISGIELVSGVTPSIAPR; via the exons ATGCATCTATCAAGAGTTTGGACGTGTGGATTATTTATTGTTGCATGGTTGTGTTGTTCTTCACTACTTATTGGGGCTCAGAAACCGGTTACCAGCCCCGAAGAAG TGAAGGCTTTGCAGGCCATCAAGAGCAGTTTGATAGATCCCAATGGGAATCTGAGTGATTGGGATCAAGGAGACCCATGTACATCAAATTGGAGAGGGGTTTTCTGCTACAATACACCTTTAGACGATGGATATCTACACGTTGAACGATT GCTACTACTACGTATGAATTTGTCAGGAACTTTATCACCAGAGATTGGCCGCTTATCAAATTTGACAATATT GGATTTTATGTGGAATAACATAAGTGGGAGTATACCAAAAGAGATAGGCAATATTAAGTCTTTGTTTCTCTT GCTTTTAAATGGAAACCAATTAACAGGTCCCTTACCTGAAGAGCTTGGTTATTTTCCAAACTTGGACAGGATACAAATTGACGAAAACCATATATCAGGACCAATACCTAAATCATTTGCAAACTTGAACAAAACAAGGCACTT TCACATGAACAACAATTCGATCAGTGGGCAAATCCCGCCTGAGCTATCCAGATTACCGAGTCTTATTCACTT CCTTCTTGATAATAACAACTTATCGGGGTATCTTCCACAGGAGTTCTCCGAACTTCCAAATTTGCAGATACT TCAATTTGATAACAATAACTTCAATGGGACTACAATTCCAGCTTCTTATAGCAAGATGTCTAAATTGCTGAAGTT GAGCCTTAGGAACTGCAGTTTGCAAGGACCAATTCCTGATTTTAGCCAAATACCAAACCTTTATTATCt AGACCTCAGTTCAAATCAGCTAAATGAAACCATACCTTCAAATAGGTTTTCTCAGAATATCACGACTAT CCAGTTATCCCACAACCATATTTCTGGAAAAATTCCCACCAACTTTTCTGATCTTCCTCATCTCCAACAACT GTCAATTGCAAACAATTCATTAAGTGGCTCTGTTCCATCCTCCATTTGGCAAAATAGGGCTTTTAATGGAATGGAGAAATTTACAGT GGAGTTGCAGAATAATAATCTTGCAAATATCAGTGGCACTACTTATCTACCTCCAAATGTTTCTGTCTG GCTTCAAGAGAATCCCTTATGCTTGAACTCCAACCTAGCCCAGTTCTGTGGACCTGAAATTGAGGAAGACAAAAACAGTCAGAGTTCAACAAATACCACTTCTGTTTGTCAGGCTCAAGCATGCCCATCCTCTTACGAATATTCCCCTACATCTCCAGTAGTTTGTTTCTGTGCTCTTCCTTTGTTTGTTGGATATCGGTTGAAAAGTCCCGCATTCTCAGATTTTCGTCCGTACAGATTTAAATTTGAGGAGTTCCTGACATCTCATCTTGAGTTATCTCTTTATCAGCTGTACATTGATTCATTTACATGGGAAGAAGGACCTCGATTGGGAATGCAATTGAAGTTCTTTCCTGTATCTGATTCTGTAAACAATGCTCATACCTTCAATAAGAGCGAGGTTCAGCGAATCTTCGATGCATTCACATCATGGAAAATTCACAATAGTGACCTTTTTGGACCTGCTGAACTTATCAGCTTTCCTATACTGGGCTTCTATAAATATG ATGATGCCAACTCTCCAAGTTCTGGTTTAAGCAAAGGTGCATTGGCTGGCCTAGTACTGGGGATCATTGCAGGTGCAGTTGCATTGTCTGCAGTTGTTACTCTTCTGATACTGAGAACGCATGTGAGGAATTACCATGCGCTTTCAAGAAGACGCCATT TGTCTATGAGCTCCATAAAAATTGATGGTGTAAAGGATTTCACTTATAGAGAAATGGCTGTGGCTACAAACAGTTTCGACACTGAGGTTGGCCAAGGAGGGTATGGTAAGGTTTATAAAGGCATTCTGGCTGATGGTGTAGTTGTGGCCATAAAACGTGCACAAGAGGGATCTTTACAGGGTGAAAAAGAGTTCTTGACAGAGATAAAATTATTATCAAGGTTACATCATCGAAACCTTGTGTCTTTGATTGGGTATTGTGATGAAGAAGGTGAACAG ATGTTGGTCTATGAGTTTATGTCAAATGGTACTCTGAGGGATCACCTTTCTG CCAAGTGCAAAGAACCTCTGAGTTTTGCTATGAGATTGAGAATTGCCCTGGGATCGGCTAAGGGCATCCTCTACCTACATACTGAAGCTGATCCTCCAGTATTTCACCGAGATATCAAGGCCAGCAACATATTATTGGACTCCAAGTATATGGCAAAAGTTGCTGATTTTGGACTTTCACGACTTGCACCAATTCCAGATATTGAAGGGACAGTGCCTACTCATATATCCACAGTTGTTAAGGGGACACCA GGTTATCTTGATCCAGAGTATTTCTTAACTCATAAATTGACAGATAAGAGTGATGTTTATAGCCTTGGTGTTGTTTTTCTTGAACTCCTGACCGGGAAGCAGCCAATCTCACATGGAAAAAACATTGTTAGAGAG GTTAATGTTGCGAGTAAATCTGATATGATCTTTTCGGTCATTGATGGACGAATGGGATCTTATCCTCCTAAATGCGTGgtgaaatttttgaatttggctctCAAGTGTTGTGGAGATGAGACAGATGCTAGACCTTCAATGGCAGAGGTGGTTAGAGAACTTGAAAGTATATGGCATATGATGCCTGATTCCGACATTATATCAGGAGGTCCTATGGTCACTAATGCTGAAAAGCTTGCAACTCCACCATCATCATCCTCTACGGTGAAGGATCTTTATGCATTAGAGATATCTGGCATTGAACTAGTTAGTGGAGTCACTCCATCTATCGCGCCTAGATAG